The following proteins are co-located in the Paenibacillus sp. JNUCC32 genome:
- a CDS encoding ABC transporter ATP-binding protein has translation MHKIQENGLGPEPVLKVDIQEAGYEPSRPRIRDISFQVVPGELLGLIGPNGAGKSTTIKTVLGLLKDSKADVYIAGSPPRYAYVPEQPVFYEDLTLWEHLDLAAAAFGMDDQHFEEQAAQLLRQFGMESVRHELPGGFSKGMKQKMMLMIGFLSKPDVYIVDEPFIGLDPRATRDFLNLLLEERRRGAGVLMSTHVLDTAERICDRFVLISAGRIASEGTLDQIRQSAELPGASLFDCFDALT, from the coding sequence ATGCATAAGATTCAAGAGAATGGACTTGGGCCTGAACCGGTGCTGAAGGTGGATATTCAGGAGGCAGGATACGAACCAAGCCGCCCGCGCATACGGGATATATCGTTTCAAGTGGTGCCCGGCGAGCTTCTGGGTTTGATCGGACCGAACGGAGCGGGGAAGAGCACGACCATTAAGACGGTGCTGGGGCTTCTTAAAGATAGCAAGGCCGACGTCTATATTGCGGGCAGTCCTCCGCGATATGCTTACGTTCCCGAGCAGCCCGTGTTTTACGAGGACTTGACGCTGTGGGAGCATTTGGATCTGGCAGCCGCTGCTTTTGGAATGGACGATCAGCATTTCGAGGAGCAGGCCGCCCAGCTGCTTCGGCAGTTCGGCATGGAGTCGGTACGCCATGAACTGCCGGGAGGCTTCTCCAAAGGAATGAAGCAGAAGATGATGCTGATGATCGGCTTTCTCTCCAAACCCGACGTTTATATCGTAGACGAGCCGTTTATCGGTTTGGATCCCCGGGCAACGCGCGATTTCCTGAATTTGCTGCTCGAGGAGAGGCGCCGCGGCGCCGGTGTATTGATGTCTACCCATGTGCTGGATACCGCGGAGAGAATTTGCGATCGATTTGTGCTCATTTCCGCAGGACGGATTGCCTCGGAGGGCACGCTGGACCAAATCCGGCAGTCCGCTGAACTTCCCGGCGCATCGTTGTTTGACTGCTTCGATGCGCTGACATGA
- a CDS encoding MarR family winged helix-turn-helix transcriptional regulator, which yields MKVSHERDTQLAMHLYRVFAKSFKSVNEHVVNGSKIEGFNPTSFAVMEVLFYKGRQPIQQIGAQLLLQSGNVTYVVDKLVEKGYVRRRPCPEDRRVIYAELTPSGEQLMQKLYPLHEQHIQHALGGLDEEEKRQLIGLLGKMGKHAEQVQIVRQQG from the coding sequence ATGAAGGTGTCACATGAACGCGATACACAGCTTGCGATGCACCTGTATCGGGTGTTTGCCAAGTCATTCAAGAGCGTCAACGAACATGTCGTGAATGGCAGTAAAATCGAAGGCTTTAATCCAACCTCTTTTGCCGTAATGGAAGTACTGTTCTATAAAGGCCGCCAGCCCATCCAGCAGATCGGGGCACAGCTGCTCCTGCAGAGCGGAAACGTAACTTACGTGGTCGATAAGCTGGTTGAAAAAGGCTACGTGCGCCGCAGACCCTGCCCCGAGGACAGACGAGTGATCTATGCCGAGCTGACTCCGTCCGGAGAGCAATTGATGCAGAAGCTGTACCCGCTGCATGAACAACACATCCAGCATGCCTTGGGAGGATTGGACGAGGAAGAGAAGCGCCAGCTGATCGGGCTGCTGGGCAAAATGGGAAAACATGCGGAACAGGTGCAGATCGTGCGCCAGCAGGGCTGA
- a CDS encoding glycoside hydrolase family 53 protein, with amino-acid sequence MSMLALTFGFSGNDAAEAAPAFAKGADISWVPGMEAQGYKWKDKTGVQRDILDILKNDYQINSARIRVWVNPNMNDYMNGYLNAEKAAELAQRAKNKGMSIMLTLHYSDSWADPGQQNKPYAWRNFTFQQLMDAVYSHTVFVMNTMKNKGVTPDWVQVGNETNNGMLWEDGKASANMKNYAWLVNTGHNAVKSVSGQAKTIVHLSNGYDNELFKWNIGGLISNGANFDIIGMSLYPEAGDWSSKVDQTIANAKDMTARYGKSIMISEIGMDYNQPAAAKSFIQSIKTKVRGLAGGTGLGVFYWEPEATPGYNAGYNKGAWQADGKPTIALEGFKD; translated from the coding sequence ATGTCAATGCTTGCATTAACGTTCGGCTTTTCGGGTAACGACGCCGCCGAGGCGGCACCTGCCTTTGCAAAAGGTGCGGACATCAGCTGGGTTCCAGGTATGGAAGCTCAAGGGTATAAGTGGAAAGACAAGACAGGGGTTCAGCGCGATATTCTGGACATTCTGAAGAACGATTACCAGATCAATTCGGCAAGGATCCGTGTCTGGGTCAATCCCAACATGAATGATTACATGAACGGTTATCTGAATGCGGAAAAAGCCGCCGAGCTGGCCCAGCGTGCCAAGAATAAGGGCATGAGCATTATGCTTACGCTGCATTACAGCGATTCCTGGGCGGATCCGGGACAGCAGAACAAGCCCTATGCTTGGCGTAATTTTACTTTTCAGCAGCTGATGGATGCGGTCTATTCCCATACCGTCTTTGTGATGAACACCATGAAGAACAAAGGCGTGACTCCGGATTGGGTACAGGTCGGCAACGAAACCAACAACGGAATGCTGTGGGAGGACGGCAAGGCCTCAGCGAACATGAAGAATTACGCATGGCTCGTCAATACGGGGCATAACGCGGTGAAGTCCGTCAGCGGCCAGGCCAAGACGATCGTTCATTTATCGAATGGCTACGACAATGAATTGTTCAAGTGGAATATTGGCGGCTTGATCAGCAACGGCGCGAACTTCGATATTATCGGCATGTCGCTGTACCCGGAAGCGGGCGATTGGTCATCGAAGGTCGATCAGACGATAGCCAATGCCAAAGACATGACTGCCAGATATGGAAAAAGCATCATGATCAGCGAAATCGGCATGGATTACAATCAGCCGGCGGCAGCCAAGAGCTTTATCCAGAGCATCAAGACCAAGGTGAGAGGCTTAGCGGGAGGTACCGGGCTGGGCGTGTTCTACTGGGAGCCTGAAGCTACGCCGGGATACAATGCGGGATACAACAAGGGAGCCTGGCAGGCGGACGGGAAGCCGACCATTGCCTTGGAAGGCTTTAAAGACTGA
- a CDS encoding beta-galactosidase, with protein MKRTFNPISSRVPHMLHGADYNPEQWLRYPEVLEEDIRLMKLANCNVMSVGIFSWVSLEPEEGVFTFDWLDGVLDRFAANGIYAFLATPSGARPAWMSEKYPEVLRVSERRVRNLHGFRHNHCYTSPVYREKVHTINRKLAERYGNHPAVIGWHISNEFGGDCHCDYCQDAFRSWLQAKYATLDDLNHAWWTAFWSHTITDWSQVESPSPHGETQVHGMNLDWRRFVTDQTADFIRHETEPLRRVNPSLPVTTNLMEYFEGLNYWKFADLLDVVSWDSYPTWHDQGGDEAAQAARVAMMHDIVRSIKGGQPWMLMESTPSLTNWQPVSKLKRPGMHLLSSMQAVAHGSDTVQYFQWRKSRGSSEKLHGAVVDHVGHEHTRVFGDVAEVGDYLNKMDAVVGTGIPAEAAVIFDWENRWAINDAQGPRNKGVKYEETVQEHYRALWKQGVPMDVIDMEQDFSGYKLVVAPMLYMVRPGVGERIQQFVEAGGTFVATYWSGIVDEFDLCFLCGFPGPLRKTLGIWSEEIDALHDHDVNGIVTNDGGGLSLAEAYEAVELCDLIHLETAEALAVYRSDFYAGRPALTVNQLGKGRAYYIASRNKEPFHSDFYRKLVEQTGVRRALPVELPSGVSSSIRTDGESDYIFVMNFSGEAKRVTLDGADYRDFISCEALGAEIELAPYGVKVIKKGTRA; from the coding sequence ATGAAACGAACGTTTAATCCGATTAGCTCGCGGGTTCCGCACATGCTGCATGGCGCCGATTATAATCCGGAGCAATGGCTCCGTTATCCCGAAGTGCTCGAAGAGGATATCCGGCTGATGAAGCTGGCGAATTGCAACGTGATGTCCGTCGGCATATTTTCATGGGTTTCATTGGAGCCCGAGGAAGGGGTATTCACGTTTGATTGGCTTGACGGCGTATTGGACCGCTTTGCCGCCAATGGAATTTATGCTTTTCTGGCAACGCCAAGCGGCGCAAGACCGGCCTGGATGTCGGAGAAGTATCCCGAGGTGCTGCGCGTAAGCGAGAGGCGCGTTCGTAACCTGCACGGCTTCCGTCATAATCACTGTTATACTTCGCCGGTCTATCGGGAGAAGGTCCATACGATCAACAGGAAGCTTGCGGAGCGGTACGGCAACCATCCGGCCGTGATCGGCTGGCATATCTCGAATGAGTTTGGCGGCGATTGCCACTGCGACTACTGTCAGGACGCATTCCGGTCTTGGCTGCAGGCGAAGTACGCCACGCTGGATGACCTCAACCATGCCTGGTGGACCGCATTCTGGAGCCATACGATTACGGATTGGAGCCAGGTTGAATCTCCGTCGCCGCACGGGGAGACGCAGGTACATGGAATGAACCTGGATTGGAGACGGTTCGTAACCGATCAGACGGCGGATTTCATCCGGCACGAAACGGAACCCCTCCGCAGGGTCAATCCATCCCTTCCGGTGACGACCAACCTGATGGAATATTTTGAAGGACTGAATTACTGGAAGTTTGCCGATTTGCTGGACGTGGTATCCTGGGACAGCTATCCGACCTGGCATGATCAGGGCGGGGATGAGGCCGCGCAGGCAGCCCGCGTTGCCATGATGCACGATATCGTCCGCTCGATCAAAGGCGGGCAGCCGTGGATGCTGATGGAGAGCACCCCAAGTTTGACGAACTGGCAGCCGGTGAGCAAGCTGAAGCGTCCGGGTATGCATTTGCTGTCTTCCATGCAAGCCGTTGCCCATGGTTCGGATACGGTGCAATATTTTCAATGGCGCAAGAGCAGGGGATCGAGCGAGAAGCTGCACGGCGCCGTCGTCGATCATGTCGGTCATGAACACACGCGGGTGTTCGGCGACGTGGCTGAGGTCGGGGACTATCTCAACAAGATGGATGCCGTTGTAGGAACGGGCATTCCGGCGGAAGCGGCGGTCATTTTTGACTGGGAGAACCGCTGGGCCATCAACGATGCGCAAGGTCCGCGGAATAAGGGAGTCAAGTATGAGGAGACCGTGCAAGAGCATTACCGGGCTTTATGGAAGCAGGGAGTCCCGATGGATGTCATCGATATGGAGCAGGATTTCTCCGGATATAAACTGGTGGTCGCCCCCATGCTGTACATGGTGCGCCCAGGCGTGGGCGAACGGATTCAACAATTTGTGGAAGCGGGCGGCACATTTGTTGCGACGTATTGGTCGGGAATCGTCGACGAGTTTGACCTTTGCTTCCTTTGCGGATTTCCGGGTCCCCTTCGTAAGACGCTCGGCATATGGTCGGAGGAAATCGATGCTCTCCATGATCACGATGTCAATGGGATCGTAACGAATGACGGAGGGGGGCTTAGCTTGGCCGAGGCCTATGAAGCCGTTGAGCTGTGCGACCTCATTCATCTGGAGACGGCGGAGGCGCTGGCCGTTTACCGGTCCGATTTCTATGCGGGACGGCCAGCATTGACGGTCAATCAGCTTGGGAAGGGCCGGGCCTATTATATCGCCTCCCGGAACAAGGAGCCTTTTCATTCCGATTTTTACAGGAAGCTCGTTGAACAGACAGGCGTCCGCCGGGCGCTGCCGGTGGAGCTGCCTTCGGGCGTAAGCTCATCCATTCGTACGGATGGAGAGTCGGATTACATTTTTGTGATGAACTTCTCTGGCGAAGCGAAGCGGGTCACGCTGGACGGAGCCGATTACCGTGATTTTATCTCGTGCGAAGCCCTAGGGGCAGAGATAGAGTTGGCGCCTTACGGAGTGAAGGTGATCAAAAAAGGGACGAGAGCGTAA